The Fusobacterium sp. DD2 genome segment ACCTGTTAGAGTTTCAACTACCGCTTGTGCGTCCTTAACCGGATCGCTTGTCGGACTTGTAGGTTTCAATAAGCTTGCTACATTTCCTATCACTATAGGATTTGCACCATCTGGATTTACTGCTGAAATTTGGATATCTTTTGGATCCAATGCACTTCCTGTTGGTTTTCCACTTGAATCTTTAACATAGTATTTATTGTCTGTTCCTTTTACAAGCTCATTTCCATCTTTATCTGTATATACCATTATTCCTGATGTTCCATCTTTCAGATCTTGTTCTGTTACTATCTTACTGAATCCGTCTTTTCCGTCTACTCCATTTGTTCCATCTATTCCGTTTCTAACTATTATGTTTCCGTTATCATCAACTGTAATTACTGCTGATTTTCCATCTATTCCATCTGTTCCATCCTTACCATTGTTAACAACAAGTCCTTCGAAATTAGGTTTCTTAAGCATTTCTATTCTCAGTACTTCTCCATCTTTATGAGTAATCAGATTATCTGCTGAATATTGAGATTCTGTTTCTTTAATTTGATTTGAAGAATTTTCCTCTTTTGCATTCCATTCATTTGCTGCATCTTTCGAGATGTATTTAGCATCTGCCTTACCTTCAATATTTAACTTAGTTCCAAGATTTCTATGAATTACTTCTCCATCATTTCCTGCAAAATCAAGGCCTGCTACAGCTAATGTTCTTAAGTCTCCAATTGTTGCCGCTGTGTCTGTATTGTACTCATTTTTAACAAGTTTTCCTGTTACTGCCTGAGTTGCATCTACTCCACCTTCTGCAGTTCCAAGATTTTCATGTACAGTTTTCTTAGCATTTGCTATTGTATCTTTTGCATTTGCTATTACTGTTTCATCTTTTCCAGTACCTTTTGCTTCTTCTGTAGCTATTGTTTCTTCAGCTTCCTTAATAGAAGTATTAGTAATATTATCTTCTAAATCACTATCAAGTAATCCTTTTACATTTCCTATTGCTGTAGGTGTTGTTGTCTCACCGTCTGGATTTAATGTTGAGATTTTAACCTTATCATTATCTATTGGCGACTTACCTGATTTAGGTTTTCCGTTTTCATCCACGTCTGATACAGCATAGAACTTACTATCTGTCGCTTTTGCTACACGATTTCCATCTTCATCTGTATAAACTACTGGAAGATCACCTGTTCTCAATGTAGATGCAAGATCTTTTTCTGTCACTATCTTAGTAAATCCATTATCTCCATCTCTTCCGTTTGCTCCAGTTGCTCCATCCAGTCCGTCAACTCCATTTCTTCCAGTTGTTCCATTTTTAATTACTAGATTTCCATCTTTATCTACAGTGATGATTGATGTCTTACCATCTTTACCATTTGCTCCATTGATTACTAAATCTTTGAACAATGGTGACTTAAGCATTTCTATTCTCAATACTTCACCATCTGCATGTGTAATCAAATTCTCTGCTGAATACTTAGCTTTATTGCTGTTATCGTATTTAACTGTAGATATTCCTTCTATATTCAATTGAGTTCCAAGATTTCTATGGATTACCTCCCCATCATTTCCTACAAAATCAAGTCCTGCTACAGCTATTGTTCTCAAATCACCTACTGTTGCTGCTGTGTCTGCATTTAACTCATTTCCAAGAAGTTTTTCTGTCACAACTTTTGCTGCTTTTATTCCTTCAGACTTAGTAGCTAATGCATTATATATACTATTTTTTTCATCATTTAATGTTTTCTCTGCCGCAGCTACTGCTTCTTTAGCATTTTTTAAATTTTCTTCTAATTGCTGTATATCTTCTTCATTTGGTGTAGCTTTTGCATCGTCTAATGCTTTCTGTGCTTTTTCTTCTGCATCCTTCTTCTCATTTAACTGAGTTTTATAGTTTTCTATATTGTTATTTGTGATATTATCTGCAAGTCCACTATCAAGTAAACCTTTAACATTTCCTATTGTTGTAGGAGTTGTTGTCTTACCATCTGGATTTACTGTTGATATTACAACATTTTCTCTTTCTGTTCCACTTAATCCCTCTATTATATTTACTGGGTTCTGTCCTGAGTTTACCTCACCTGTTTCAGGGTTAATAGAAGTTTTATTGTAATATTTACCATCTACCTTAACTAAATCTTTTGTTTTTTCATCAATTGTTTCTTTAGCATAGTATTTTCCATCTACTTCTACAAGACGGTTTCCATCTTTATCTGTATAAACCATTGTTCCTGATGTTCCAGAATTCATATCTCTTTCAGTTATAATCTTAGTCAGTCCATCTCTTCCGTCTTTTCCTGATGTTCCATCAATTCCTTTAAGTCCATCTCTTCCATTTACTCCATCTTTAACTACAAGGTGTCCATCTTTATCAACAGTTATGATAGCTGATTTACCATCTTTTCCATTGATAACAATATCTCTGAAACTTGGAGATTTTAACATCTCTATCATGATAGTACCTTCAGTAGTCTCACGAGTTAATATATTTTCTGGAGAGAAATTTTTAACATCGTATGGTTCTGCAGGTTTTCCTTGAATTGTTAATGTTTCTCCCAATCCCTTATGAATTCCTTTAGGTGTTCCTTGATTTCCTTTAAATACCATACCTGCTTTAGCAAGTGCCTGTAAATCCATAACTGTTGCAACATTATTTAAGTCTGCTCCTGATTTAGTTTTTAAAGTATCCATTCCTTCTAATGCCTTGTCTTCAGTAACAGGCTCTGTAAATCCTAATCCACTTTTAACATTACTCAATGCTATTGCTTTAGTTGTACTTCCATCTTTATCTACTGTAGAAAGTTTTACTGGATTAACAGGTTTTAAATTTGCAAGTGTTGGAGTTCCTGTTAATTCTCCTTTTTCATTTACTGAATCTGCCATATAGTATCTACCATTATTTGCTTTCTTATATTTTGTTTTTCCCTCTGAATCTGTAGCCTCCACATCTTCACGTTTATAGAAGTTGTTGTCTATATCTCTTACAAGACGATTTCCATCTTTATCTGTATAAACAACTGTTCCTGCAAGTCCATCTCTTAAACCTTGGATTTTTTCATTGATTGTTTTTCCATTCAATCCATCTTTTCCAGATGCACCCTTATCTCCAGAAGTTCCATCACTAGTTAGACCGATATCCTCTTTAAGTTTATCCAGTTGTCCTTTGGTTACTGCTGTGTCTTTTCCTTCTCCACCTTTTAATCCAGAAAGTACCATGTTAGAGTCACCAGGAGTGCTTGTGTTAGAAAGTTTAAGTTCTCCTGCTTTCGGAGTCAATGTTATAGTCTCATTATCTCCTTTTTCAAGATTTAAAGTTTCAAATTTTGGTGATTTAAGCATTTCTATTCTAAGAGTATCTGAACCATCCGTATGTGTAATCAGATTTTCAGCTGAATATAGATGATCATTTCCATTTCTACTTCCACTTCCAACAGAACTTGTTCTATATTCAATATCGCTACCAACAATATTATATGTTCCACTTAAAGGTATAGGGCTTACCTTATCTGTATCATTACCTTTAATATTTATTCCAGCTTGAGCCAGTGCCTGTAAATCTCTTGCTGTAGCTGCTATATCAAGATCTGTTGTCTGAGTTAATAAAGATCCCACTACTTCATTTGCCTTGATATTTGTTATTGCATTAGGCTTACTATCTATATTTAAAGCACTCTTTACATTATTTAAAATAACTGGATTTGTAGTAGCTCCATCTTTGGTATTAACAGCTGATATTCTTATTGTGTCTTTCGCCACCTTATGAAGATTACCTATCTCTAACTTAGTTGCATCAGATTTTGGATTTCCGTTTTCATCTAACTCGCTATAATAGTTACCATCATTTGCTTTTGTATAACCTCTGAAATCGCTCTGCTTATAATATTCATTTCCTTCCTTAACTAGACGATTTCCATCTTTATCTGTATAGACCATTGTTCCAGCAAATCCATCTCTAATACCTTGAACTTTATCCAGAATAGATTTTCCATCAAGTCCATCTGCTCCTGCTGGTCCTGTACTTCCAGTTGATCCTGATGTTCCATCTTTTCCATTAAGTCCTAATTGAGATTTAAATTCATCAATCTCACCTTTTGTAACTGCTGAGCTTTTATCTTGTCCAGGTTTTAGTCCATTAAGAACAATATCTCCATTGTCACCAGATAATGTTAATTTGTCTGTTCCTGGTGTCAGTTTTATTTCACCTAAGTTTAAAGACTCAAATTTTGGTGATTTAAGCATTTCTATTCTTATAACTTCACCATCACTATGAGTAATCATATTTACATCTGAATATGCTACATTATTAGCATTAGAACCCTCTGTAATGTATTGTACATCTTTTCTACCTTCAATACCCAGTTGGCTTCCAAGTGGTCTTTCAATTACTTTTGTATCATTTCCTTTAAAGCTTAATCCAGCTTTAACAATTGCCTGTAAATCTCTTACTGTACTTACTCTATTAAGTTCTGTATCTTTTGTTTTTGATAATAATCCCTTAACCTGAGCATCTTTTATACTGCTTGTATTATTCATAGAATAATTATCAGTTAGGCCTAAACCACTAGCTATATTTCCAACACTTATAGGAGTTTTAGTATCATCTGTTGATTGTGGTTTTACTGCTGATATGATAATATCTGTCTGTTTCTGAGCACCTGCCATTAAAATATCCAATGTTTTTCCAGTTCCTTCATGTCCTGGTTTAACATGTCCATCCTCTATTGCAGTATCTTCATAATATTTACCATTTATCTCTGTTAAACCTTGTGTATTAGTATCAACATCTGCTTTTTTATAGTAATTATTGCTTACTTTTACAAGATGGTCTCCGTCACTATTTGTATAAACCATAGTTCCAGACATTCCATCTTCCAGTTGTTGTACTTTCCCTCCTACACTTCCATCAAGACTTCCTATCTTGTTTTCAAGTGCATTAAGTTCACCCTTTGTAACTGCTGAATCTGGAGTTTCCCCAGCTTTTAGTCCATTTAAAACAACCTTATCATTAGATGTATTTCCTTCCAGTGTAAGCGAATTAGATCCAGGTTTTAATGTAACTTTATTACTTACATCTTTTGCTAAAACTAGTGAAGAAAATTCAGGATTGTCACTTAATCCAACTTTAATAGTTCCGTCATTACCAGATTTAACATACTGAGTTTTCAGGTTCTTACCAACAAAACCTGTTTCCACATCTCCAGATTTTACAGCTAAAGTACTTCCAAGTTGTTGTGTTCCACTGTCTTTATCTCCAGCAAAACTAATACCTTTATTTATAATTTTAGTATTTAGATTAATTGCATCCAACACATTTTTTGCTACACTCTCACCAGTAAGTGCTACAAAAGTAATATCGTTACCATCACTTTTAACCCATTTCTTCTTTGAAGCATCATACTTTATATCTCCAATAAGCTTGCTTGCTTGTTCTACATTTACTGCATCATCAGGGTTAACTCCAGCCGCCAAGTTACTTATAGTTGTTTTGCCATTCTTACCTCTTAAAGTTATCTTGTTTTTATTAACATCATCATATTTAACTACGACACCATCAAGACTTGCGATTTTATCATCCATCTGTTGAGTAGTAACAACTGAAGTTGGTTGTCCATCTGGATGTTCTACTGTTATATTATCAAATGTTGGTGTATCACTCATCTTAAGTTCAACTACACCTATTTTTCCTTCGAAGTTAACCTTTTCGTGAGTGACAGGATCCTCATATTTTAAATCTGTAACTTTTCTACTTCCTGAGTGAGTACTTAAATTTTTTCCATCTCCTGCAAAAACAAGTGTCTGTCCTTGAACAATATTAGTAGCCCCTGAAATAGAGTCTATATGTAATTCTGGAACTTGCTCACCATTTACTTCTTTTGTTGTCATATGAGCTTTTCCACCAGTTACTCTCCATCCCCCTTTTAATCTTTCTATTGCATCTTTAACGTTGTTAATTTCTACATGTTTGAAATTATTATTGTCATTTAATGTAACACTAAAATGAAGTGGGTTGTCTGCTCCATTTTCTCCCATCAAAGCTCTATGAACATCAAACATTTGAGAACCATTTACTGCATCACTTGAAGTAGCTGTTATGGCTCCAGATGCCACATTAGTAATCTTAGTTTTATCTACAGAGCCACCTGCTAATTCTACAAGATTTTTATTGATTGTACTGTCTGCATTTTTCGAATACTTAACTGCAAAATCAAGTTCTTTCTCATTCTTAGTGGCTTCTTCTTTAATCTTTTTAACGTCTTCATTAACAGTTGATTCTACTTTTTTTAATTGATCTTCAGTAGCAGCACGACCACTTACAATTGGTCCATCCCAATTTGTATTTGTTAAACCTGTTATAAATTTACCTGTTGTGCTTCCATCAACAGTTATGCCTCCAACGTTGATTTTATTCTTTAATTCCAGCTTAACATTAAAATCCTCCATACCATCTTTAGTAATTTTCAGGTTATCATCTGAAGTAAATCTTACAGTTTTTCCTTGTTTTATTACCGATGGTGAACGATCTTCATTAACTGCTAATTTCCATGTGTTATCTTTTATTTCCTTAATATTAGTTTCTGATGAATCAATTCTAGTTGTAATATCGTTTTTAACTTTATTTAACTGACCAAAGTTAACTGCATCCTTTGGATCTGCTCCATCTGCCAGATTTGTTATCTTTGTTCCGTTTGTTCCACCTTCAAGATTAATTTGCTGTTTATTTTTATCGCTATATGTAACAACTGGTTTTTCTCCACTCATATCCAGTCCTGATTTTTTCAGTTGTCCTACATTTACTGCATCATTATCTGCTATTCCATCTGCCAGATTTGTAAGCACCACATTACTTATTCCTCGACTATCTGGTTTTTGCAGTCTGATTTTTACATTTTCAGAGTCTATGTAATTGTTTTTATGGGGTGCAGATCCAGTATCAACAGTATCAACTGTTGCAACAAGATTTTCATCTACATCTGTAACTTTGTAGAAATGATAGTTATCTGTATTTTTATCTTTAGCATAAACAACTGGTGTTCCATCTGCTGTTACATATGCAGTTGCTCCATATTTTCCTTTTGCCCCCTCTTCAAACACTTTAGGGATACTATTATAAGTTTCACCATTTCCCAATTTATATGAAGGCTTACCAATAGTGCTATTATCAGCTTTCATACCAAGTGCATTAATGACTGGTATTAGTTGTGAACCATTGATAGCATCAGTTGACTGAGGACTTATAGTTCCTTCACTGATATTACTTAATTTAGCCGGTGACTCAATTGTACCATTTTTATTTAACGCTGAAATCTTAACAGTGTTAAGTAGTGAAGCATCAACAGCTTTATCTGGATGTCCATGTTCATCCAACCATTTAAAACCTTCACTAGTTTTAACAACTATTTTTTCTTTGCCATCTGTGTCTGTTACTGTATATGCCATTGGAGAATTTGTTGAAAGAGCTATTACTGCTGAAGTCGTACTACCTCCCACGTCAGCAATATTTTGCTTTAGTTCCTTATACTGTTCATATGTGAGAACCTCTCCATTAGATGTTCCTGGTTTTACTCCAATTATTTTTCCATTATCATTAATCTTGATATTTCCAAATTGTGGAGTGCTTGATACATTGATTGTATAAGTTCTGCTATTCTTATCAAGATCCACTATAATATTATTATTGCCTTTAAATGTTATATCTTCTCCTAATTTTACTGGAGTATCATTTGCAGTACTTCCATTTCCATCTCTAAATGTAATTGGACTTTGTGATTTTGCATCCAAATCAGTTAATGCTTCTGATACAGTATTTTTTCCAAGATATTCACCATTTGAAGATTCTACTGTTCCTCCTGTAATATTAAGATTTAAAGCATCCAATGCTGGTTTCAGTTGTTCATATACAACAACTTCTTTATCCTGTTCTCCACCTTTAACTCCAATTATTTTTCCATTATCATTTATTTTGATACTTCCAAATTGTGGAGTATCTACCATAGAAATATGCAGCTTGTTACCAGATGTAGAACTATCTAAAGTTGTAACAACATTTTTCTCTCCTTCTACTTCAAGAGCATTTCCCAAATGAATAACCCCATGTTTAGTACCTGAGGTATCAGTTACTTTTATTGTCCATCCTTTATCAATTAAATCTTTATTTGCTTTAATATTTCCTGCATTAGTTGCTATATTCGCCTTATTAGTTGCTATATTGCCTTGATTTTTTTGAATATTATCTTTATTTTCAGCTATAGCTCCTTCATTTGTTGTAATACGATTGCCTTGAGCAATGATTTCATTTCTATTTTTTTGAATATTAGCTTTATTGTCATCTGCTTGATTTTGTGCATTCTCTGCTTTAGTGTCTGCAGCTATAGCTTTTTGATCCACTCTCCATAGCTGATCTCCATTTACTGCAGCCTTACTTCCTTCTTTTACCTCTCCTGGTGCTATATTTGCTATCTTATGTCCACCTGCATATATCATTCCAGGAATTTCATTTCCATAACCATCTTTTTCTCCAGCAGGAATATTTTTTGTGATACTTACGTTAAATGCCCCAGGATCGCCAATATATATCTCATCTGCATCAATTCTTGTAAATTTCGGATCTTTTGCATAGTTAATTGTAAGTCCATCAGCACTTTTATCAACTCTTAAATTTTTATTACCAATATTTTTTCTTTCAGTTTCTACAGAAGTCAATGCAAAATCATTTGAACTACCTAAAGTATATGTTCCACTTATACCTGTATCACCCTTATATTTAAATATTGCCTTATCTAATGATAAAACGCTATCTGCTTTGGCCATACCTTTTGTATATTCATATATATCTCCACCTGTTACAGCATCTTTAGATCCTGCTTCAATAATTCCATGACCCATATTAGTGATTTTTGCATCATGTACATTTATACCATCTGTTTCAAATGATATTGTTTGACCATTACCAGCAGCAATACTGTTTATTCCTTTAAGGTCTTTATTAAGTGTATGGTTTACTACACCATTATCCTCTGTAGTAACCAAGATATTGTCATCACCTTTAAATGTAATCCCTTTAGCTAAAGTAGTAGTTTTGTCTGATTCTTTATCAGCTTTATAGTGAAGTGCTAAATCTGATACTCCAAGTTTTTCTTTCCACTTGTCAGCATTGATATCATTTCCATCTTTATAGTCTGTTTTAGTTACATAACTATCACCAAGTTTATTTATAAGTTTTTCTTTATCCAGTGACACTGTAAACTTGTCAGCTCCATCTAAATCACTTTTCTCAACTACTATTTCATCTTTTCCCTCTACTACAGGTTTAGCAGCTGCTATTGCTTTAGATACAGCATCTCCAGAAACTACCTTAGTTTCACCAGCTTCTACTTTTCCTTTATTTAAACTTAAGCTCATTTGTCCATTAGCAACAACATTTATATCACTGTCACCTTTTATTACAAATTCAGGATCATTCTTCAAATCTTTAGTTATTTTATTAGTTCCATCTGAAAGTGTAATTTCCTTGTTTCCTAAAGAGCTTATTGCCCCAGATATAGTAGTTTGACCTGTTCCACCTATATCGTCATTTTTAACTGAAATCTCTCCATTTTCATTCAGCTCAAAAGAATCTCCCAATACATTTTTACTTGTATTTGCAAGATTACTTAACACTTTATTTGTAGCATAAAGTTGAGAACCATTAATAGCATCTGTAGAATCAGCTAAAACTCTTCCAGCTGCCACATTTGTTATTGTACGTTCCTCTCCAGGTTTTCCTAAACTTAAAACTCTTGATTCTCCATTTGTAGTTGGATCTCCAACAAAATCACCATATTTAATTTTATCAATCATAACTGAAGTAACTTTTGATACAGTTCCTGTTTCTGCTCCATTACCTAAAGCTATGCTATTTTTTTCAGTTGCTTTTGCTCCACTACCTATAGCTATGCTATTTTTTTCAGCTACATTTGCCCCACTACCTATAGCAATAGAATCGTTCATATTATTATTTATCTTAGCATCTTTTCCTATTGCAATACTGTTTAAAGAACCTGCTCCAGTTGCTGCATTATCTCCTAAAGCTATTGAACTTGCTGCATTTCCTTTAGCTCCGAATCCTATTGCAACAGCATGTTTTCCAGCTTCTCCCTCATCAGCTCCTGATGTTGCAGCAGCATATCCTAGAGCAATACTGTCTATTCCTTGTGCGCCCTGATTTAGATAGTTATTCTTTTTAGCTGCTTCTATATCT includes the following:
- a CDS encoding YadA-like family protein — protein: MDSEKSISIGSASVVEGENSAIFGTNSYVQGANSIVIGTQTNAYGNSNLSFGNMVTIETSENNLSLGNNTKIAAGVKSSVVLGNEASIGAEDLQKNTNIENATAIGFGAKVVEGEGEKETGINSMALGKGAVATLENSVALGVESATDYTFEQLQRTPWASKGAISIPTSGNTGVISVGSRGRERRIVNVASGALDTDAVNVAQLKTLEERFDTQMDGLNEGGGIQYLSVEKSKGEAGKAKATIDKITNYNKYVKLEKELMYIKARQEIADEKFNQKTVDELQKKVDDILKGDTAIPRGDDNPFKEVIADIATAKTKTGEAKSQAFAKIIKDIGTIADKLEADGYPQKNIAKDIEAAKKNNYLNQGAQGIDSIALGYAAATSGADEGEAGKHAVAIGFGAKGNAASSIALGDNAATGAGSLNSIAIGKDAKINNNMNDSIAIGSGANVAEKNSIAIGSGAKATEKNSIALGNGAETGTVSKVTSVMIDKIKYGDFVGDPTTNGESRVLSLGKPGEERTITNVAAGRVLADSTDAINGSQLYATNKVLSNLANTSKNVLGDSFELNENGEISVKNDDIGGTGQTTISGAISSLGNKEITLSDGTNKITKDLKNDPEFVIKGDSDINVVANGQMSLSLNKGKVEAGETKVVSGDAVSKAIAAAKPVVEGKDEIVVEKSDLDGADKFTVSLDKEKLINKLGDSYVTKTDYKDGNDINADKWKEKLGVSDLALHYKADKESDKTTTLAKGITFKGDDNILVTTEDNGVVNHTLNKDLKGINSIAAGNGQTISFETDGINVHDAKITNMGHGIIEAGSKDAVTGGDIYEYTKGMAKADSVLSLDKAIFKYKGDTGISGTYTLGSSNDFALTSVETERKNIGNKNLRVDKSADGLTINYAKDPKFTRIDADEIYIGDPGAFNVSITKNIPAGEKDGYGNEIPGMIYAGGHKIANIAPGEVKEGSKAAVNGDQLWRVDQKAIAADTKAENAQNQADDNKANIQKNRNEIIAQGNRITTNEGAIAENKDNIQKNQGNIATNKANIATNAGNIKANKDLIDKGWTIKVTDTSGTKHGVIHLGNALEVEGEKNVVTTLDSSTSGNKLHISMVDTPQFGSIKINDNGKIIGVKGGEQDKEVVVYEQLKPALDALNLNITGGTVESSNGEYLGKNTVSEALTDLDAKSQSPITFRDGNGSTANDTPVKLGEDITFKGNNNIIVDLDKNSRTYTINVSSTPQFGNIKINDNGKIIGVKPGTSNGEVLTYEQYKELKQNIADVGGSTTSAVIALSTNSPMAYTVTDTDGKEKIVVKTSEGFKWLDEHGHPDKAVDASLLNTVKISALNKNGTIESPAKLSNISEGTISPQSTDAINGSQLIPVINALGMKADNSTIGKPSYKLGNGETYNSIPKVFEEGAKGKYGATAYVTADGTPVVYAKDKNTDNYHFYKVTDVDENLVATVDTVDTGSAPHKNNYIDSENVKIRLQKPDSRGISNVVLTNLADGIADNDAVNVGQLKKSGLDMSGEKPVVTYSDKNKQQINLEGGTNGTKITNLADGADPKDAVNFGQLNKVKNDITTRIDSSETNIKEIKDNTWKLAVNEDRSPSVIKQGKTVRFTSDDNLKITKDGMEDFNVKLELKNKINVGGITVDGSTTGKFITGLTNTNWDGPIVSGRAATEDQLKKVESTVNEDVKKIKEEATKNEKELDFAVKYSKNADSTINKNLVELAGGSVDKTKITNVASGAITATSSDAVNGSQMFDVHRALMGENGADNPLHFSVTLNDNNNFKHVEINNVKDAIERLKGGWRVTGGKAHMTTKEVNGEQVPELHIDSISGATNIVQGQTLVFAGDGKNLSTHSGSRKVTDLKYEDPVTHEKVNFEGKIGVVELKMSDTPTFDNITVEHPDGQPTSVVTTQQMDDKIASLDGVVVKYDDVNKNKITLRGKNGKTTISNLAAGVNPDDAVNVEQASKLIGDIKYDASKKKWVKSDGNDITFVALTGESVAKNVLDAINLNTKIINKGISFAGDKDSGTQQLGSTLAVKSGDVETGFVGKNLKTQYVKSGNDGTIKVGLSDNPEFSSLVLAKDVSNKVTLKPGSNSLTLEGNTSNDKVVLNGLKAGETPDSAVTKGELNALENKIGSLDGSVGGKVQQLEDGMSGTMVYTNSDGDHLVKVSNNYYKKADVDTNTQGLTEINGKYYEDTAIEDGHVKPGHEGTGKTLDILMAGAQKQTDIIISAVKPQSTDDTKTPISVGNIASGLGLTDNYSMNNTSSIKDAQVKGLLSKTKDTELNRVSTVRDLQAIVKAGLSFKGNDTKVIERPLGSQLGIEGRKDVQYITEGSNANNVAYSDVNMITHSDGEVIRIEMLKSPKFESLNLGEIKLTPGTDKLTLSGDNGDIVLNGLKPGQDKSSAVTKGEIDEFKSQLGLNGKDGTSGSTGSTGPAGADGLDGKSILDKVQGIRDGFAGTMVYTDKDGNRLVKEGNEYYKQSDFRGYTKANDGNYYSELDENGNPKSDATKLEIGNLHKVAKDTIRISAVNTKDGATTNPVILNNVKSALNIDSKPNAITNIKANEVVGSLLTQTTDLDIAATARDLQALAQAGINIKGNDTDKVSPIPLSGTYNIVGSDIEYRTSSVGSGSRNGNDHLYSAENLITHTDGSDTLRIEMLKSPKFETLNLEKGDNETITLTPKAGELKLSNTSTPGDSNMVLSGLKGGEGKDTAVTKGQLDKLKEDIGLTSDGTSGDKGASGKDGLNGKTINEKIQGLRDGLAGTVVYTDKDGNRLVRDIDNNFYKREDVEATDSEGKTKYKKANNGRYYMADSVNEKGELTGTPTLANLKPVNPVKLSTVDKDGSTTKAIALSNVKSGLGFTEPVTEDKALEGMDTLKTKSGADLNNVATVMDLQALAKAGMVFKGNQGTPKGIHKGLGETLTIQGKPAEPYDVKNFSPENILTRETTEGTIMIEMLKSPSFRDIVINGKDGKSAIITVDKDGHLVVKDGVNGRDGLKGIDGTSGKDGRDGLTKIITERDMNSGTSGTMVYTDKDGNRLVEVDGKYYAKETIDEKTKDLVKVDGKYYNKTSINPETGEVNSGQNPVNIIEGLSGTERENVVISTVNPDGKTTTPTTIGNVKGLLDSGLADNITNNNIENYKTQLNEKKDAEEKAQKALDDAKATPNEEDIQQLEENLKNAKEAVAAAEKTLNDEKNSIYNALATKSEGIKAAKVVTEKLLGNELNADTAATVGDLRTIAVAGLDFVGNDGEVIHRNLGTQLNIEGISTVKYDNSNKAKYSAENLITHADGEVLRIEMLKSPLFKDLVINGANGKDGKTSIITVDKDGNLVIKNGTTGRNGVDGLDGATGANGRDGDNGFTKIVTEKDLASTLRTGDLPVVYTDEDGNRVAKATDSKFYAVSDVDENGKPKSGKSPIDNDKVKISTLNPDGETTTPTAIGNVKGLLDSDLEDNITNTSIKEAEETIATEEAKGTGKDETVIANAKDTIANAKKTVHENLGTAEGGVDATQAVTGKLVKNEYNTDTAATIGDLRTLAVAGLDFAGNDGEVIHRNLGTKLNIEGKADAKYISKDAANEWNAKEENSSNQIKETESQYSADNLITHKDGEVLRIEMLKKPNFEGLVVNNGKDGTDGIDGKSAVITVDDNGNIIVRNGIDGTNGVDGKDGFSKIVTEQDLKDGTSGIMVYTDKDGNELVKGTDNKYYVKDSSGKPTGSALDPKDIQISAVNPDGANPIVIGNVASLLKPTSPTSDPVKDAQAVVETLTGSTDGLNNAATVGDLKTIALAGLDFAGNDGAVIHRNLGTKLNIEGKADAKYISKDAANEWNAKPENSSNQIKETASQYSADNLITHNDGEVLRIEMLKKPKFEGLVMSNGKDGTDGKSAVITVDDNGNLIAKNGIDGTNGVDGKDGFTKIITEKDLQGGTSGSNGADGLDGKSIVDKVNSLRDGLSGPMVYTDAAGNRIVKGNDGHFYAKGDIDSDGNPTGTALNEKDIHISAVNPDGSTQVATTLGNTKGIIREAMKSFDKNDTDVIAAQNAVTDAENALSTAQGALNIAKAKFTVDPSKENRDNYFVAMDDVSIATKTVKEKQGLLAEAKARQKAPIETAEQKVTEKTGRLATAETMLKLAKSEFAKAEKNFKDNPDNESMKEAAKIAASNLTNAEISRQQALAELNVAKADLDKAKEDAIASEKVLLAQNAVKDKLLKAEGKDINTVTTVGDLQAVAVAGLDFEGNDGEVIHKNLGEKLNIEGKEKAVYDPDTYSSDNLATFVDSGVLRVAMLKNPKFDTVTLTDGTNDVTLGVNGKDGIGIKGEDGKVDKFVTETKLDDKLQGKGFAVDVKDKDGHVKKLHVKLGDTLKFESSENNIVLDGKPVTPTSGGSTTGGTSGTSGTSEHTVDINLAKDLKVDNIKVANKVEAKEVEADKVTTKEIVTEKLTTDKFETNELKVGTVVIKNGEITGVKTAELDESGHVAKEDEGKLVNGGTLNKTIDNLRAENAQFREGVQGAIQQNSQRISKLETKVNKGLANAAAMAGINFMEIGVNQATVGAAVGGYEGTQAVAVGGYEGTQAVAVGVQAAPTQDLRINAKVSLTPGSHSSSMYSVGASWRFDLK